A region from the Cryptosporangium arvum DSM 44712 genome encodes:
- a CDS encoding MarR family winged helix-turn-helix transcriptional regulator — translation MARVDPLAVRWAPEHTAAIQGLRDWAVRFTELNQHLAAWMNLPGSDATALSHIVWAAEEDRPLSPADLSRQIGMTSGATTVLLNRLETAGHIRRSREHADRRRVTLRPEPEAREQVRRFLAVAGVEVAEVLQDTGLDDLRRITAFVTRLGEASAAANERLRHREAGRPT, via the coding sequence ATGGCGAGAGTCGACCCGCTCGCGGTGCGGTGGGCGCCGGAGCACACCGCCGCGATCCAGGGGCTGCGTGACTGGGCGGTCCGGTTCACCGAGCTGAACCAGCACCTGGCGGCCTGGATGAACCTGCCGGGCTCGGACGCGACCGCGCTCAGCCACATCGTCTGGGCCGCCGAGGAGGACCGCCCGCTGTCACCGGCCGACCTGTCCCGCCAGATCGGCATGACCTCGGGCGCCACCACCGTGCTGCTGAACCGGCTGGAGACCGCCGGGCACATCCGTCGCAGCCGGGAGCACGCCGACCGGCGCCGGGTCACGCTCCGGCCCGAGCCGGAGGCCCGCGAGCAGGTCCGCCGGTTCCTCGCGGTGGCCGGGGTGGAGGTCGCCGAGGTGCTGCAGGACACCGGCCTCGACGACCTGCGCCGGATCACCGCGTTCGTCACCCGCCTCGGGGAGGCGAGCGCCGCGGCCAACGAACGCCTACGGCATCGAGAAGCGGGACGGCCCACCTGA